A genomic segment from Lignipirellula cremea encodes:
- a CDS encoding DUF6268 family outer membrane beta-barrel protein has translation MICIRRHPAWRATLAAAILLMGPVAAFSQEIERLPPIDAYLPPTQPEFMSAAQLHSEPGVIYGLPEESNMILDGWDESQKQLPGFKADSFFQKLSFATTHLFADSTTNQMAITELELVSTFALPAPTKDHPLLISPTFETRFTDGPSSPDVPGDLYSAYMQFIWVPRINAQWSAILGVEPGVYSDFKTSADGIRILGRALGRYQVEPDRLEFVAGVLYLDRDDVPFLPAGGVIWVPNNDVRLDLIFPIPKVGYRFFFDGVEERWMYAAGEFGGDTWAVQRADGTNDQLILRDWRFSLGLEKRYAGGAGARLEVGYVFSRTIEYVSDSTPVNLDDTWMVRAVLSY, from the coding sequence ATGATTTGCATCAGACGACATCCAGCGTGGCGCGCGACGCTCGCCGCCGCGATTCTGCTGATGGGGCCTGTTGCTGCATTCTCGCAAGAAATCGAACGCTTGCCGCCGATCGACGCGTACCTGCCGCCAACGCAGCCGGAATTCATGAGCGCGGCCCAGCTGCACTCCGAGCCGGGCGTCATCTACGGATTGCCCGAAGAAAGCAACATGATTCTCGACGGCTGGGACGAATCCCAGAAACAGCTGCCCGGCTTCAAGGCGGATTCGTTCTTCCAGAAACTATCGTTCGCCACGACGCATCTGTTCGCCGACAGCACCACCAACCAGATGGCCATTACCGAGCTGGAACTGGTCTCGACCTTCGCCCTGCCGGCGCCGACCAAAGATCACCCCCTGCTGATCTCGCCCACGTTTGAGACCCGCTTTACCGACGGTCCCTCTTCGCCCGATGTGCCGGGCGATCTGTATAGCGCCTACATGCAGTTCATCTGGGTGCCGCGGATCAACGCGCAGTGGTCGGCCATTCTGGGAGTCGAACCGGGCGTTTACTCGGACTTCAAAACCAGCGCCGACGGGATCCGTATCCTGGGCCGCGCGCTGGGCCGCTACCAGGTGGAGCCCGATCGGCTGGAGTTTGTCGCCGGCGTGCTGTATCTGGATCGCGACGACGTCCCTTTTCTGCCCGCAGGCGGCGTGATCTGGGTCCCCAATAACGATGTCCGCCTGGACCTGATCTTTCCCATTCCCAAAGTCGGCTATCGCTTTTTCTTCGATGGCGTAGAAGAGCGTTGGATGTACGCGGCCGGCGAATTCGGCGGCGATACCTGGGCCGTGCAACGGGCCGACGGGACCAACGACCAACTGATCCTGCGCGACTGGCGGTTCAGCTTAGGCCTGGAAAAACGATACGCCGGCGGCGCCGGAGCCAGGCTGGAAGTCGGCTATGTGTTCAGCCGCACGATCGAATACGTGTCCGACTCCACGCCCGTCAATCTCGACGACACCTGGATGGTCCGCGCGGTGCTGAGCTATTAG
- a CDS encoding xanthine dehydrogenase family protein molybdopterin-binding subunit: MATADKPKYNVIGTRPVRHDGVDKVTGRAKYGADIRLTGMLHGAMLRSPHAHAKILSIDTSAAEALPGVRAVVTGADFPEQGDRIVELGEGAANMRHLSANVMARDKVLYKGHALAAVAADNIHIASEAVRLIKVEYEKLPPVLDVRKAMQADAPVLNDDIRTESVGSAPATKDSRPTNIAKHFLFEKGDAAAGFAAADLVIEREFDTTMVHQGYIEPHNATVLWNADGKISIWISTQGSFSVRQQTAELLKVPVSSVKVTPMEIGGGFGGKISVYLPPVAAVLSRKTGRPVKIVMSRADVFEATGPTPGSHMKVKLGVTKDGKITAGEAWIAFEAGAYTGSPIGPACMCVFACYDVPAGRVEGFDVCVNKPRTNAYRAPGSTQVAFATESVVDEICVELKMDPAEFRLKNGAKEGVRRIDGPKYARIGMLETVEAIQASEHYNSPLEGKYRGRGIATGFWFNVGMQSSVTATVNYDGVVSLVEGSTDIGGTRTSIAMQLAETLGIAAEAVNPVVVDTDSVGYTDVTGGSRVTFATGIAAVEAAKEIQWQLVDRAAFLWNVDPEKVRYENGGVVGPGDKRMSFQELAGKLHASGGTVTGTGVSSKANQAGAFGTHCVDVEVDPELGKVQILRYTVAQDAGTAIHPSYVEGQMQGGAVQGIGWALNEEYYYGDDGDMKNATYLDYRMPTCYDVPMIETIIVEVPDPQHPYGVRGVGEVPICPPPAAIANAIFQATGVRMRRLPMSPSRLLPEILKASSKSSK, translated from the coding sequence ATGGCGACCGCAGACAAGCCCAAATACAACGTGATCGGCACGCGGCCCGTGCGCCACGACGGCGTCGACAAAGTCACTGGCCGGGCCAAATACGGCGCCGATATCAGGCTCACCGGCATGCTCCACGGCGCCATGCTGCGCAGCCCGCACGCCCATGCGAAGATCCTCAGCATTGATACTTCGGCGGCCGAAGCGCTGCCGGGCGTGCGCGCCGTTGTCACCGGGGCCGACTTTCCGGAACAGGGCGACCGCATTGTGGAACTGGGCGAAGGCGCCGCCAACATGCGGCACCTGAGTGCGAACGTGATGGCCCGTGACAAGGTGCTGTACAAAGGCCACGCCCTGGCCGCGGTCGCCGCCGACAACATTCATATCGCCAGCGAAGCCGTTCGCCTGATCAAGGTCGAGTACGAAAAACTGCCGCCCGTGCTGGATGTGCGGAAAGCGATGCAAGCCGACGCGCCCGTGTTGAACGACGACATCCGTACGGAGTCGGTCGGTTCGGCCCCGGCGACGAAGGACTCTCGCCCGACCAATATCGCCAAGCACTTCCTGTTTGAAAAAGGGGACGCCGCGGCCGGCTTTGCCGCCGCCGATCTGGTCATCGAACGGGAGTTCGATACGACGATGGTGCACCAGGGTTACATCGAACCGCACAACGCCACGGTGCTGTGGAACGCCGACGGCAAAATCAGTATCTGGATCAGCACGCAAGGTTCCTTTTCCGTGCGGCAGCAAACGGCCGAACTGCTGAAGGTGCCCGTCTCCAGCGTCAAAGTGACGCCGATGGAAATCGGCGGCGGCTTTGGCGGCAAGATCTCCGTCTATCTGCCCCCGGTCGCGGCCGTGTTGTCGCGCAAGACTGGCCGTCCGGTCAAAATCGTCATGTCCCGGGCCGATGTGTTCGAAGCGACCGGCCCCACGCCCGGCTCGCATATGAAGGTCAAGCTGGGCGTCACCAAAGACGGCAAGATCACCGCGGGGGAAGCCTGGATCGCCTTTGAGGCGGGAGCCTATACGGGGTCGCCGATCGGGCCGGCCTGCATGTGCGTGTTTGCCTGTTACGATGTTCCCGCCGGTCGGGTCGAAGGCTTCGATGTCTGCGTGAACAAGCCACGGACGAACGCCTATCGGGCGCCCGGTTCCACGCAGGTCGCCTTTGCGACGGAATCCGTCGTCGATGAAATCTGTGTCGAGCTGAAGATGGACCCGGCCGAGTTCCGCCTGAAGAACGGCGCCAAAGAAGGCGTGCGGCGGATCGACGGACCCAAGTACGCCCGCATCGGCATGTTGGAAACGGTCGAGGCGATCCAGGCCAGCGAGCATTACAACTCGCCTTTGGAGGGAAAGTATCGCGGCCGCGGCATCGCCACCGGTTTCTGGTTCAATGTGGGGATGCAGTCGTCGGTCACGGCGACGGTCAACTACGACGGCGTGGTCTCGCTGGTCGAGGGCTCGACCGATATCGGCGGCACCCGCACCAGCATCGCCATGCAACTGGCGGAAACGCTTGGCATTGCGGCCGAAGCGGTCAACCCGGTCGTGGTCGATACCGACAGCGTCGGCTATACCGATGTCACGGGCGGCAGCCGGGTGACGTTCGCCACCGGCATCGCCGCGGTGGAAGCGGCCAAAGAGATCCAGTGGCAACTGGTCGATCGAGCCGCCTTTTTGTGGAACGTCGACCCTGAAAAAGTCCGCTACGAGAACGGCGGCGTCGTCGGCCCGGGCGACAAGCGAATGTCCTTCCAGGAACTGGCCGGCAAACTGCACGCTTCCGGCGGCACGGTGACCGGGACAGGCGTATCCAGCAAAGCGAACCAGGCTGGCGCCTTTGGCACGCACTGCGTCGATGTCGAAGTCGACCCGGAACTGGGCAAGGTGCAGATCCTGCGCTACACGGTCGCCCAGGATGCGGGCACGGCGATCCATCCCAGCTATGTCGAAGGCCAGATGCAAGGCGGCGCCGTGCAGGGAATCGGCTGGGCCCTCAACGAGGAGTACTACTACGGCGACGACGGCGACATGAAAAACGCCACCTATCTCGATTACCGCATGCCGACCTGTTACGACGTGCCGATGATCGAAACGATCATTGTCGAGGTGCCCGACCCGCAGCATCCTTACGGCGTCCGCGGCGTCGGCGAAGTGCCGATCTGTCCGCCCCCGGCCGCCATCGCCAACGCCATTTTCCAGGCGACCGGCGTCCGCATGCGGCGCCTGCCCATGTCGCCTTCACGATTGCTGCCGGAGATCCTCAAAGCCAGCTCAAAAAGCAGCAAGTAA